The genomic interval GTAATAATGTTCCTTAAGCGTATGATGTCCTCAAGATCCTTACAGCAATATAAATTAATTCTCTGACAAACCTCTCTAACACACTCAGTGTTAGATCGGGGTCTCATCCCAAAAAATTCCAAGACTAGATGAAGGCAAATAGAAGCTAGTGATTCGGCAAGGACTATGATGTTATATCTCATGGAGTATACTTCATCTATCCTCCGCCAGACACCGGGGTAAAGATTTTAATTTGGGGCGAAATCTTTTTCCTATGAAATTGAGGTATGGAGACATAGTTCTCACAATCGAGGAAGAAGGCGTAAACATCAACTCAGAAATCTGCATAGATGTTTTCAAATCCACGGAGTGCAAACAACACATTTACACTAGACCGATCGAGAACACAAGTCAAGTTATGCAGCTATCTCCAGAGGAGAGAGCTGAGACACGGGGTACCCGTGTTAGGGCTTTCCCATGTAAGCCATGCATTGGGAATGGTGAGACAGGCGGGGAGGCGACCCAGAGTTACCTCGTAAAAAGCCAAGGCTTTTCAATTTATTTTCACGGGTGCAGACACATGCCCTGCAACCTTGAGGGTCTCCAGGGCGAGAAGATCGACATCCTTATCCTAAAAATTGGTCCCGAAAACATGTCCCCAGAGGAGGCGTCCGAGCTCGTGAAAACACTTAAACCAGCGCTAGCGGTACCTCTATGTCATGTACCCGAGGATGGGCATAAATTTAGAGACTTAGCATCTCCATATACACAGGTCGTCTTGTCTATTTAGGTGGATAGCATGAGTTCCCAGCGCATAGTTCCACCTGCCGCACGTTTCAAGGTGATGACACTAGCAGAGTACAAGAAGGTCTACCAAGAGAGCATAAGGGACCCAGTAGACTTCTGGGCAAGGCAATCCAAGAAACTCTTGTGGGAAAAGCCCTGGACCAGCGCCATTACAGGTGAGCCCCCCAGGTCAAGGTGGTTTGAAGGCGGGAGACTAAACCCCTACCAGAACGTAATGGGAAAGCACAGGGACACGCCTGTATGGAGCAGGGCCGCGACGATCTACGAGTCGGAAGAAGGCGACGTAGAAATATTGACGTACAGGCGGCTAGACGACATGGCTGGCAGAATAGCGGGCTGGCTAGAGTCACAGGGCGTTTCGAAGGGAGACTGGACCCTGCTATATGCTCCACCAACACCCGAAGCCATAGCGTTTATGCTTGCATCTTTACGCCTAGGGGCACCCTTCGAGCCCGTATTCACTGGGTTCGGCTGGTACGAGCTCGCAAAACGTGTGAGGAACAGGTCCCCTAAGGTGGTCTTCGTCGTGGACGGCTACAAGCGTAGAGGAAAAGAAATAAGCCTAGTCGAGACCACAGAAAAAGCTATAGAGGCCTCTGGCGTGGAGACGAAGATCCTCGTATCCAACAGGCTGGGGTTGAGGCTTCCACGACTCCATGAGACATATCCACTAGACGACGCTCTCCGCGAGAACCACACAGCAGATAGCAGGGTAGTCGATTCCAGCGACCCTATTTTTGGTCTTCACCCAGGCTACGAAGACGACTTCAAGCCCGTAAGCTTCCCAGCTGGCGGATACTTGACACAGGCATATGCCACGTCCTACTGGCTGGGGCTCAAGCCACTAGAAGTACTATTTAACACTGTCTGGCCCGGCTGGATCACGGGGGTAACCTACCTCTTATTCGGACCCCTAATGACGGGCACGACAATTGTCCTTTACGACGGGGCCCCAGACTGGAGAAGCTGGGACAGGTGGTTCACGATACTCGAAAGATACGCTGTTACAATATTCCTGACGACTTCTGGCGCGCTTAGGGCTCTCTCAAAGCAGAGCCCAGAGACCTACAGGAAGCATGACTACGACACCCTGAAAGCCATACTCGTCACAGCCGAGCCGCTGGACACAGATACGTGGAGCTGGGCCTACAGGAATCTGGGAACACTTCGAAGCCCAATAATAGACTCGGATCCCACTGTCCTCTCAGGAGCAATACCAGTCGTAAACCTATACATACAGAGCGAGATAGCAACCTTTGCGACAGGCAACCTCCCAAGCTACACGTTCCCACACATAGTTCCAGGAACTAATGGTCCGCCGATACCCGGCTTCCACCTGGACATACTCAGCGACGGCAGGTTAGTCGTCAAGAACCCGTGGCCAGCCATGCCAGTCGAGGCGCCTCAAGAATACTATGAAAAATGGTCAGAAGGCTTTTACGACACAGGCGACCTAGCCACCTACACGATCGACGGCTACATTCAGGTGCTCGGCAGGAGAGACACAGTCATGAAGATAAACGGCTACAGGATAAGCCCCGGGGCGATCGAGAAAGCCATAGAAACATTGCCCGGCGTAAAGAGGGCACTTGTTGCAGGCAAGCCGGACCCCCAG from Thermofilum adornatum carries:
- a CDS encoding HepT-like ribonuclease domain-containing protein, whose protein sequence is MRYNIIVLAESLASICLHLVLEFFGMRPRSNTECVREVCQRINLYCCKDLEDIIRLRNIITHRYWMVKDDQIYRDIKNDFECIIEFIRKVEELSSV
- a CDS encoding MBL fold metallo-hydrolase, producing the protein MKLRYGDIVLTIEEEGVNINSEICIDVFKSTECKQHIYTRPIENTSQVMQLSPEERAETRGTRVRAFPCKPCIGNGETGGEATQSYLVKSQGFSIYFHGCRHMPCNLEGLQGEKIDILILKIGPENMSPEEASELVKTLKPALAVPLCHVPEDGHKFRDLASPYTQVVLSI
- a CDS encoding AMP-binding protein, which codes for MSSQRIVPPAARFKVMTLAEYKKVYQESIRDPVDFWARQSKKLLWEKPWTSAITGEPPRSRWFEGGRLNPYQNVMGKHRDTPVWSRAATIYESEEGDVEILTYRRLDDMAGRIAGWLESQGVSKGDWTLLYAPPTPEAIAFMLASLRLGAPFEPVFTGFGWYELAKRVRNRSPKVVFVVDGYKRRGKEISLVETTEKAIEASGVETKILVSNRLGLRLPRLHETYPLDDALRENHTADSRVVDSSDPIFGLHPGYEDDFKPVSFPAGGYLTQAYATSYWLGLKPLEVLFNTVWPGWITGVTYLLFGPLMTGTTIVLYDGAPDWRSWDRWFTILERYAVTIFLTTSGALRALSKQSPETYRKHDYDTLKAILVTAEPLDTDTWSWAYRNLGTLRSPIIDSDPTVLSGAIPVVNLYIQSEIATFATGNLPSYTFPHIVPGTNGPPIPGFHLDILSDGRLVVKNPWPAMPVEAPQEYYEKWSEGFYDTGDLATYTIDGYIQVLGRRDTVMKINGYRISPGAIEKAIETLPGVKRALVAGKPDPQKFEAPVVIVEGRAEAEQVRKLIREYITPIADPAKINFTDKIQYATRHELKNKLRNL